Part of the Xiphophorus couchianus chromosome 2, X_couchianus-1.0, whole genome shotgun sequence genome, AGAGTTGGAATTTTATGCGAGAGAAAAACGTTTGAACAAAATCATGATTTTTGATCCCACTTTATTTAATAACCACCACCGCCGCCATCACCACGGGTCTTATAAAAACCTCAGATTGttataaaaagaagaacatcTGAAAATGAGGTACAcccaaaaacataaactggaTGCTTGGTTGTCCAAAGTTGTACCTTGTTTATGGGGCACACTGTTAACACTGTCTGAGACaggctttgaaaaaaaatacacgaTGGAACTTATGCTTgacatggtaaaaaaaacaaccaaaaaaacataacggacacaaaaacacacactgccAAAGCTTTTCCCTGCAGTGTATGCAATGTAATACTAATAAATAACACTGGATATGAAATCCTGAATACCGATGTAGGATAATATTTTCAGGGccagaaaatgaatgaatgacaaGGCCTTTAAGTAGTACCGCCTCACTGATTCTTACAGACTTCTTCTGTGCTGCCTCCATTATTACAATTATAAACAGATCCAgaggagagaaaggaagaacatCACAAGTGCTATAATTACCATGATTAGCCtgtgagaaataaaatgcataccTTTGAAGAGCATAGAGTGTGTCGCATTGGTACAATGACATGCGCGACCAGGTTTAGTGTTTTCGATGAGCCAGTCCTGTTAAAAGGTccacaaatgtttttggttatcatttttttaagctAGCTATCTGGGGCTTATTTAGCGGTAGAGTGAATaaggagaaaaatacaacttgTTGGCACTGCCAAAATCTGCCCAAACGATTATAAAACACCTATCGTCCAAATTATGTCTCGGTTGCGACGGGTTGTTACATCATCCTCATTGTGCAGAGAGGATATAGGAAATCCATGTTTTGCAAATGTGCTAAGAAAATTCCCCTCCTGAGGTGGAAGGAGctttggaaaatgaaaacacatgGCCTCTGCTAAGGAGTGGTGTGCGTCATTGTTAACAGTCATATAAAAATGGGTGTAGCCCATGTAGAAGCAATGTCCTCACGACAgattatgaagaaaaacatccgaAACATCCACCTCTAGTGAAGATACAGGACAGAACACAGGcgtgaaaatgtgacaaacagaTCAGGGCTAACACTCGGAAGGAAGACCCCCAACGAAACCGAGGCAGCTGGAAATGGGATCATGTCATAGCAGGAAGTGCAGAgtgaaatcaataaatattagcTGCTGTGATTTAGTGGGAgaggtgtgggtgtgtgtgtttgctcgCTGTGTGGTTTATTTTCAGCTATGAGCTGTTCTGCCTCGGAGAAGTCTAGGGGAACGTGTCACATCCTCCAATTGTCCCAGATAcaatcattctttttttttttcaaacgaCAACAGAAGAGGGAGTCACATCTTATTAAACGCAAATCCAGTGGTAAACGATGACTACACAtagagcaacaaaacaaaacaatgtgtgAAATTCACATTCAGTTCAAGCTCGCATCTACATCTGCGATGGGCAAGAAACAGATGATGTGTTTTATGTGCGTAAAGtttgtagtcttttttttttcgttttacAAGATCTgtgatttgaaaaaagaaagaaagaaaaagacaaacactgaaaaatttGGAAAGAAATCCCAGCTGATtaagaataaacatgttttaagagGAGGGGTGACAGTCCAGTACCAAACCGCACCAGAATCAATCACCACTTAGTATGCGCTCTATCTCCTCTAGTCTCTTCAAGGCTGCTGCCCTTTTTTCCTCTATATCTTTAATCTCTTTAGTGGACTTGCCCTTAGTCCGTTTGCCAGCCTGAGTGCTGTCCAAAGGTTCTGTTTGGTCTGCCACCCCACCCCCGAGGCCTTCTGCTGAGGATTTCCGCACATTCTTCTCATCCTCATCGCCCTTTCCGTCAGCATTGGCACCCCTCCCTTCCTCCTCACCCGCGGCAACATCTTCTGTCGTTTCCTCCGCCGCCTGCAGCTTTTCCTCCTTGGCCGAcacgccgccgccgccacccTCACTGGAAAGCGGCTCCCCTGCCGCGCTCATGGCAGCCATTTTACTGCGCACTATGCTCAAATGACGGCGCACGTACTCCTCGTTGGGCGCCAGGGCCAGCGTTTCCTCCAAGCACCGCTCGGCCCGCGGCAAGTCCCGCTCTTCGAAGTAGACCACACACAGGTTATGTTTTCCTTGGACGTTGGTGGGGTCCATTCGCAGGATGCGTTCGAAGCACGCTTTGGCGCCGCGGGTGTCCTTCTTGTGGTTCATGAGGATGTCGCCTTTCAGAATCAGGCCCTTGACGTGCTCCGGGTGGTGGCGGAGGAGCTCGTCCAGCACGGGCAAGGCGTCCACCTCCCGCTTGGTCTGGGTGTAAAGCAGAGCCAGGTTGAACAGCGCGCTGCGGAAGCCGGCCTGCAGGCCAATGGCCTTCCGCATCCAGTGCTCTGCCGCGGCATTTTCATTAGCATCCATTGCCAGCATGCCGAGGTTGAAGTAGCCGTTGGCGTCGTCGGGCTCCTCTTCCACGTAGATGAGGAAACGACGGTTGGCTTCAGGCCAGAACTTTGGTTCTCCTGGAAGGAAGTAGAAACAGTTGAAAAGCCAGGTCTCACCCGTCACCACATCTGCTTTCAATCTGAGCACACAAAGTCTGAGTagatggttttgttttgtttttgttgtgattgTCTTCacttgaaaatggaaaattctTGAAAACCTGGCCACATTCGAAGTCAATCACTTGGACCACACAAGGTTTTCAACCCTTTCAAGCCATAAtcataaaatgtaacaatatttTGCTCTATTTGTAATAAATTTCATGTAACATTCTAAGTTTTTGAGATGTACTAGTATGTGCCTTTCACACCTGTAATTATTACCTATAATACTGTAACAGATTTTGCGAATCTAAAGCTTCTGACAAGTCAACTTTTGTAACAAATGGTGATTATAATCCAGATATCACTCAAAGACACAGGAACTGAGCGCAGTGCAGAAAGAAAGTTTAACAACACTCCGAAGTTTATTCCTCTAAAAAGTAACCCAGCTTTGTAGAACAATGTAGTAATATATGTATAATGTCTCAGTGGCTTAAATTTCCCTTTATGTTGATCCGCCGTGCTAATCAACAGATTTCTGTTGGTTTCTAAACAAACAGCTAAAGCTGCCTGGCCTTCCAGTCAAACCTGCTGCaagtaaaacacaacattcaatgtttttcttctcacttAGTcgataaataaaagaaactgacagaaactTGGCCCTGATCTCTTCAGCATAAGGGACATTTCTTAAGAACCTGGTTACACCCTAGAGGTAATAACAGGTTACTTCCTTTATTCATTCCAGTTTGTGGAGGGTTGATGTCCTACACCAGCGAAAAGCAATGCAATTGACAAGTGAAGTACTGCTGTTAACCTCCTCAGACAATGCGCTACACATTCAATTTAACGGGTTTTTGCGTGTTTGAACAGGTCTGGCTTCTCCATATCCACAAATCGTCAAATCGCAAGTTTTCACTTTCTTGCAACTCACCAGACTCCTGCATGAGAAGAGCCGAGTTGAAGAGCGCCAGCTTGTGGCGCGGGTTGAGCTCCAGGGCGCGGTTGAAATTCTTCAGGGCTTCAGACGGGTCTTTCATCTCGATGTTGACTATGGCGAGGTTATACCAGAGGTCAGCGTTGGAGCTGTCAAGCTCCAACGCGCGCAGGTATGCGTCCCGGGCTTCTGTCAGCTTGTTCatcttcagcagcagctcccctctgtcaaacaaacaagcaaactaCATTAGgactgcaactaatgattattttagtaatagatTATTCTAATGATTAACCGATTActatgaattaaaaaaacaaacaaactgccACCTCCTGaagctttttttgttgaactacttaagcttattttatacaatattaagtatacactgaaataaagaaataatttctttttttaaataagaaaaaaaaatctattttttgcctaaaatgcaacaaaatagcCCTCCTTTAGTGAaagcttgatcatttgtagcaaaagatgcaCCTGCAGCTTAAAACTACTTCCaacatcaacatgtaaaaaactCTTTCTGCTTGACGTAACATTAATACAGTGCAAGGCTGATCTGGTGATTATTTTTGGGATTAAACTATTAATAACTGGATACTGAAAAGTACTTAGTAGAagactttttttccacataagtagacaatgaaggatttttaaaaatcttaaatgtaatatgcatttattttgctctgaatatgttgctCTTTCAACGACTGGCCCTTTTTTGAGTCTCTATACGCtggttaacaattaatcgattactaaattagttgatgaaaATTTAGaagattttattacagtttctATGGTTTTGTGATGTATGTAAATAGGTCTGTCTTGTAAATGAATGAGTCTCAAGAGAAACTCCTGTATAAAGGATTAAAtaacaatcaattaatcacatttcagACATAAACTACACGCTGGAAAGTTGAACTAAAGACAAGAAATAATCTCGTTCCTCCtaaatgtttgtaatttgaCATGTTAGAACCAAAAACTCCcaacttattttatttggattttatatgaaagatcaacacaaaataaggtataaaaaatacaaattgtttaaaaatgatttcacaAAATCATTGGTGTCCCACCTTACTTTTATAACTGCACAAGAACCAAAATTATGGCGTACAGTAAATATGCCATAATTATTTATGCTTCAGTCAATAAAGCATAAATCCAGCCGTTCCATGACGACTTCTGATGGTTTCAGTAAACAAGCAAAAATCATGGTGCCTGAAGAACAGAGAGGCCAATCATAACATTTTGAAGTAGTTTAAAGTTGGATTAGGTTCCGACCCAATAGACTTGGAACTTTATACTGAATacaaatatcaatttaaaaaaacttgatatttaaaacatgatgttTAAAAAACGTCATGTTGTGCGCATGCTTTTCATCAAACAATCAGATGAAATGGGACGATGGTACACACGCGACTAAGAAAAGGGCTGTGAATCCAGCGGGAGTTGCAGTAAAAACCTCGCCTCCAATTAAGAATCTGCGGCaagatttttgcattttcctgcACTCAATGTGAGCTTGAGCTAATGCAAAGAACTCTGTGCGGTTCTGGGACAGAAACATCTAAATGAAACTCTGACGTTTGCAGTTCACAGGGGCACGAATACTTCCACAAACCACTTGTGGATGTTCAAATTGGAAGCGAGTCGAGAAAATCTTGCCTGCTGATGTAGGCTTGCTTGAAGTCGGGTCTCATGCTGATGGCCTGCCTGTACAGCTGATCCGCCTCCTCCAGCCGAGAGTCGTTGGCCCGGATCAGATTTGCCAGGTTTATGTAGACGTTAAGGTGATTGGGGGCCACACGTGTCGCGTACTTCTTACCCGGAATAACCTGATTGCAGTAGAAGAGAAAATACCGTTGCACTAAATAtcaacctgatttttttttttttttacgggaACAGATTGCTAATTTTGCATTCAGGCGTGAAAAGTCACTTTGATGTCAGCTGTGGCATCTAGAGACAGCTGGACTTCAACTTTAGTTTTAACAGTTGCATTAGAAAATGGAGTAATTAGGTAGGTGTGGTGTGCACTACAGTTTGGAAGCGTAAAGAGAGTTCCTAGGAATCTAAAGAGACAGTAATGCATCCACTGTCTTCATGCCAAATAGGTGGAGTTCATTTTTCTTGGGTGAACAGTGGCAAGCTGCGTTTGGTATTCCTTTGAATGGTGGATAAGATCACTCCCAGACAAAAATtgtgacacacaaacacaagacaAAAGCTACAGGTGGCAAACAATGAcattctgaagaaatgcactcGGCGATATCGCAATAATGAAATCAATGCTACGTGCGATGAGGACTTACTTGTGGCATGAGGGATTTGGCAACCAGATACGCTTCTTCCGCCTCTCTGGATTTGTTCAGGTTCTTGTACGTTCTTCCGACGTTCATGTGAGCACCGATGTCATCTGTGGCAAGAGCAAACGTACGTTTCTGACAAATTCAGATCACATCAATTCAAAATTATCccaaaagggaaaataaatgttaccaaACTCATACGATCCAAGTATTTTCAAAGCAGGGCTGGAAAATGTGacttaaatgataaaataaatgattttgttggggggggggtttcttcataccaaatctgatttttgatGTTCTTTAattctccctttcttttcttaagATGAagttacaaacagaaaatattttcaacaactTCCTTTGATTTCAGTCATTCCTTCAgggagttgacctgaattcaaagtgtAAAAACATACAAGCTGTAAAACATGCCTGTGTAACAAGATGGTAGGACCTGGGTGGGCCCAAagttggtaaaaataaataaataaatgaatgaatgaatgaatgaatgaatcagattttccaaaaagtaaattttcataAACAGCTaattcaaagacaaaatttCACAGTGGTACGTCTTGATGACACTGTCAGTCagcagctctgctaatccacctcatttgttTTGCCGCTCCTCTTTAAAATCTCCATCTGGCTGAAAGCCAACACAGAGAATGATATATGATCCTTAACCATTACGATTGATGGAAAAGATGGTTTGATCTTCCATCTTTGGTCCAGCTCTGCATATATCAACAAATGAACAACTTTATATTCAGAAATTTagctgctttaattttttttaatgtaaactaATCTGATGCCTAAACACTAATGAAGGTGTGATGCTTTTCAGAGGAGAAGACACACGTCTGTGCGAttcagaaagcaaaataaatcctGCTGAGAACTATAATGAGCGGGCCAAACTTTGAACGGTGAGAAGAACCTGTTCCTGATGACTGTGGCAGGAAATCCTTACTGGGTTAAAGTGTTTACATTGTTAATCTTGGGGAAACACTTGCTGGTGGGAAACCGACAAAACTTTATGATGTCCCAGCTGATGACAGGCTTCCTGAAAGCGGAGGAATGGGAAGAATCCTGCGGCCCATATGAAAGGGCCAACAGTATTTCACCTGCACATTTGCTGTAGAATGCTGAAGTGTAGCTTTGTCTGCTCAAGATGAAGACACATAATGGATCGCTGGATGGCTCTTCACCATGTGAGGAGAGACGACATCAAGAGCCACTATAATGGATTTAATGCACTAACAGTCGTCTCTTTCAACCCCTTCATCATAATGGACTCATTCACTAGGACAAAGCACTCTTACATGTTTATGCCATTATCcacagtttaaatttaaattggccttgattcttttcatttgtcttGGGTTTGAAATAATAACCCGCTTGTGTTTTCTTGTGACTTTATCCTTCCTATTTTTTGAGGGCAACAGGAAGTTGCAATGGATGATATAAAGCGTACACCACAGGAGCATGTACTTTTGGTTGAGGGAATAATATCATATGACCACGTGAatttcaaaaaagtaaattttacataatactgccaaTTAAGTACCAGTTAGGTGATATGTGCGGTAATTTCTGGATGTAAGGAAACATAACTACAATGTAATGTAAGTCAACAACAGTAGTGTGTATGACACAACAAAAAAGGTCAATGTCTCGATAACGTGTCTTGTGTACCCCTACGCTTTAGTGAGTAGCACCTCTTTAACCCTCctctgatgaaaaaaaaaagtcaaatttctgcTCAGAAATGAGCTTTCATAAGTGCAGCTGGAAACCAATGGAACTAGTGTCCGATTCTCACAGCATGGAAATCTTGTGTCCACCTAGAATCAAATCAcagcagtttaaataaaaatgtgtaacaatttgctaaaatctgaaaattatttcGGCGGCTGCTAAAATAATCAGATGTattatttgttacatttgttgTTTAGGCAAATTTTATCAATGCGACATGTCCATGCCTGTATTGATGCAAATTAGTTCATCTAAGCATCCCAAACCAGAAGGCATCTGAATCTCAGCTTGAAGGAGTTCCCTATAACGACTTCAGTGTCTGTGGACTCTACActactgacaaaaaaacaagaaaacaatggCTATCTTGTTTCTCTGAAACACTCACAGAAGAAAGCAAAACATCTGTGGTCTGAGACTACCGCATGCAAGATACCATCAGTTTATGGAAATATGTCAAATGATTTAAAGACGTCCGATTGAAGTCTCTCACCTGGCTGGACGCGAGTGGCTTGGAGAAAATACCGCAGAGCCATTGCATAATTGTTTTGGTTCTCTAAAGCGTGGCCAACATTATTCCACAGCTTGGCGTTGTTCTTGTTAACCTGAAATGGCACAcagtttaataaacaaaaaagctttCAGAGATAACCTGACTGATCAAAGTTGTGTTATCTATTAAATTCTCTAACAAAGTCTTTCATCACAGGataattaaagttttgtttgaacACTGGAAAACTGCCAAAATACTCTAGTTTAAGCTTTTACCTTCAGGGCAGAGGTGAACAGGGTATATTCCGACTCCCAGTCCCAGTTCCTGTTGAAGGTTTTCACTGCATGTGTGGTGAGCAGCACACCAATCAGCAGCCAGGAAATCTTCCTTAATTGTCTGTGAGTAACAGTTTTAGTCAGACTTTAAAGCACTTTTGTTTTGGCCATGATACTGAAAAGACTTATGAAGCTgatgttttaaagctgaagtgcttataaattctgcattttaaGAACAACTCACACCGCTATGCTTTTACTATATTAGTTTCTGTTTACAAGTGTTTAGCAGAGCCTAAATTACTATTTAGGCcctgctaaaataataatgctCCAAGTGTTTCTTGGGGAAGACGTTTTACACTGCAACATGGAGAAGAAGGTTTTCTGGTCAAAAGTGATGTAAGAACTGGAATATACCAAAGCAGGCTATGTTAGCTGCGTACCATTACAAATATGCAGAAATCTCTGTTTacattctgctaatgttgaaaagacTACATTTCGCAAtttccaataaataagaaagaaaaataaaatcacacatgaataagtttgttcatgatACATCATTTAAAATCATGGCAGCGAGGGATGTAAGCATTTACATGAGATATATCCATAATTCAGCCGTGGCGCCAGAGCTCATCATttatcagccatcagaggaaaCGTCGGCATTTTATTCAGGAGtgacaagccccgcctactttgAGTGGCTACACATGCAGCATTTTGGGGAAACTGTAGTCAgagattttacagaagagctatggattcaacacattCGAATGACAAATTAAGTTATCTATAAACTATGTgttgctgtgagagctctggtggagccagctgcatgtagtctgaaaaaagaaataaaaacaaaccatcgtattcctaccacttcctgtcatcttctttgtcttttccaccagtagtaacaaaTGATTGTTTATCAAGTGACTtgtttgatgtgaaaaaagtgtttccattgtagttttgtgaaatacatctattttgataaaactgaagaaaaaaaatcacctcatcctaTAACAAAGACTATtgaaaaactttagttttttcaaaattgacgCCTTTTctctaaatttgttttcataatttcaatttgtgcaattctgtggttaatggaaacgcggCTACTAAACACCAAACCTAAAACCGGGGCCTACAACTCATCAGACATGATCTTTACAGCAGGTCCACCACTGTACAAGTTTCAAGCAAATGCACTTCAATGTGCTTGTCTGTCACATTCACAATCAATAAGGTTAGGTTTTGTGATATTGAACATTTATGTGCTTTTTCGTATTTAATGCCAGCATATGAATTTTACAATGACTACTTTAATTGCAACATTATAAAAAGACATGATACAGAAGGGAGAATTTGTAAATTGCAAATCAAGACTTccaacaaaatagaaaagcaattctaaaaacaaacagatattTTGGGTTACAGAAAAGGAAATATTAGTCACTCTTTCATTTTAGTCACTGCTTGAATACTTGTCAGTTTGGACAACTACTTACTCTTTATGTGAGACGATCTTGAATCCATGTGCTACAAGAACACAGAATCCCATACTGGGAACATAAAGTACTCTCTCTGCAACAACAAACCCCACAGGGAAGAAGAGGTTGGACGCTGGAATGAAGGGCAGGACGATCAAAGACAAGGCCTGAGAAgatcaaaaaacacacaaacagatcagtcattttgtctaaaaagtataaaacaaagGTTCAACCTTTATTAATGCCAGTTCTGATAAAGAACTGCTTCCAGAGGTGGCACTGTTGTCTCATGAGTTTAAGATGAAGAGACGGTTACTTTTCCAAACAGATAAGTCTATATCTCAAAGGATGACTAAACCTTTCTCCAGAAGAACTTTTAACTtgtgcatctaaaaaaaaacttcactaAAGATTTAATGAATCAATTTTGGAGTAGTGACTTCCCTCTTGGTCAGCACCCTCACATAATGACGTTAAGCTCTCTTTGCTGTGCACAGCGACAGTGATGTTCCAGCTTTTTCCCAGCTTATGACAGGCTTGATGATTGGTGGTTCTTGGGTTGCTTCTAATCATTTTAAGCAATTCCTTTTCATCGGAGGAATTGCACAAAATTGGCTGTGTCAAAAGGTCAATTGTATAAAAGGTGCATAAATGATGGCtttggaaaaagcaaaaagttaGGCTTCTGGAATGGCCCTGACTTTACATCTATTGAGAATGTAAGGAGGATGCTTCAAAGCCAGGCCCTTAGCAGTAACTGAGAGCTCTACCATTTGTGATAAGAATAGTGGTCAAATATTCAGCCAGAATTATGCAAACAAATAGTTGATAACTACAACAGGACTGCAGTTTCTTTGCAacttcctaaaaaaataataaagtgggTGTATGCATGTATTTGAGTCTTTCaattcaggcaaaaaaaaaaagacatggcAGAAGGGAACCACTATTATGTTTTCACAAgtttggaaaaggaggaaatTTTAATTCTCATGTTATCGTAAAAACATACCAGAAGGTGTTGGTGGAACCTTTGTTGACTGGGTCAGACCAGGAccagtgttttagtgttttagtcCACTGAAGTCCACTTTAGGCCTCTGAACAGTATGTGCTGCCACATGGTTTCGGGCAATCGCTTCTCAAAACTTTCCATTCTACTCTCTGGCCTCCAAGATCAAGTCTCTTTTTGTAGATTACGTGGTTCTGTTTGCTTCATGGGATTATTATCTCAGGCTTCTGCTGGAGCAGCAGAAAGCAAAGCAGTTGAGATGAAAAGGAGCAAGTCCAAATAGTTTGTACTCAGAAAAAGGTATAGATTCCGGATCAGTAACGAGGTCCTGCCTCAGGTGGAGGAGTTTTAGTATCTTGCGGTCTTGTTTATGAATGATGGAGCATCTACAGTGATGCGGTCTCTGTAACGGTCTGTCGTGGAAAAAGCAGAGGCGAAAGGTGAAGCTCTTAGTTTATCAGTCGATCTACGTTTCAACCCTCGTCTATGGTCACAAGGTTCGGGTCGTAACCAAAATAACGAGATCGCAGATACAAGCAGCCGAAATGCGTTTAATCTGTAGGATGTTAGGGCTCTCCTTTAGAGGTAGACTGAGAAAGCAATCATCttggagggactcagagtagagatGCTGGTCCTCCACATCGAAAGGAGCCAGTTTAGGTGACTCtggcatctggttaggatgcctcctggatgGCGAGGCACGTCCCAACAGGAAGAGACGCAGAGAAAGACCCaagacacgctggagggacagGGACCAACTTTCTCAGCTGACCTGGGAACGCCTTTggattcccccagaggagctgaaaCAAGTGGCTGAAGAGAGGATGTCTGAGCCTCTCAGCTTAAGCTGCTGCCTCCACGACCCAACATCAGATTAAGCAAAAGATAATGAATGGATGGTGTTACACTTAATGTTTTCCTAGATTTATGCTTATCC contains:
- the tmtc3 gene encoding protein O-mannosyl-transferase TMTC3, yielding MAVVSWKEMLLLTGLVMGCYWNSLACGFVFDDVSAILDNKDLRPSTPLRNLFLNDFWGTPMAEERSHKSYRPLTVLTFRLNYLFSELSAASYHLLNIVLHGVVCMLFLRVCRLFLDKTFSLLAALLFAVHPIHTEAVTGVVGRAELLSSIFLLAAFLAYTKSTSTDHSIVWPPIALTVVLVAAATLCKEQGITVVGICCVYEVFVAQGFTLPMMLDTVRQVLQGKDGFPYAVLQTLLKLIVLVISTLLLVIVRVQVIQSQLPVFTRFDNPAAVSPTPSRQLTFNYLLPVNAWLLLNPSELCCDWTMGTIPLVESLLDLRNLATVAFYVFLCLLAHYSVFSRHSSAKTVIMALSLIVLPFIPASNLFFPVGFVVAERVLYVPSMGFCVLVAHGFKIVSHKEQLRKISWLLIGVLLTTHAVKTFNRNWDWESEYTLFTSALKVNKNNAKLWNNVGHALENQNNYAMALRYFLQATRVQPDDIGAHMNVGRTYKNLNKSREAEEAYLVAKSLMPQVIPGKKYATRVAPNHLNVYINLANLIRANDSRLEEADQLYRQAISMRPDFKQAYISRGELLLKMNKLTEARDAYLRALELDSSNADLWYNLAIVNIEMKDPSEALKNFNRALELNPRHKLALFNSALLMQESGEPKFWPEANRRFLIYVEEEPDDANGYFNLGMLAMDANENAAAEHWMRKAIGLQAGFRSALFNLALLYTQTKREVDALPVLDELLRHHPEHVKGLILKGDILMNHKKDTRGAKACFERILRMDPTNVQGKHNLCVVYFEERDLPRAERCLEETLALAPNEEYVRRHLSIVRSKMAAMSAAGEPLSSEGGGGGVSAKEEKLQAAEETTEDVAAGEEEGRGANADGKGDEDEKNVRKSSAEGLGGGVADQTEPLDSTQAGKRTKGKSTKEIKDIEEKRAAALKRLEEIERILSGD